The following proteins are encoded in a genomic region of Sorangiineae bacterium MSr12523:
- a CDS encoding SDR family NAD(P)-dependent oxidoreductase — protein MANLSHIQVGKPSLARPTPWRTALVTGASSGIGAALAHRLAEGGTEVVLAARRIELLEATARSIRARRGSARVLELDVTRPDDTVAAIRRVDADVGGLDLVVANAGIGWPQPARSLSWEKMSPLFATNFTGALATLTAVLPEMVRRGRGHLVGISSVAVYGPTPGGSGYRATKAGLTTFLDNLRIELGDSGVHATAVHPGFVRTPFADAFSMQPPMVWSADDAAHFIVRRLPKAPARIDFPFSVVQAMRVLSALPAFLRDRLVRRVRLGPDDE, from the coding sequence ATGGCGAATCTGTCCCACATCCAAGTGGGAAAACCGAGCCTTGCGCGACCGACCCCATGGCGAACGGCTCTCGTTACGGGGGCATCGAGCGGCATCGGCGCCGCGCTCGCGCATCGGCTTGCCGAAGGTGGCACCGAGGTCGTCCTCGCGGCCCGGCGCATCGAACTGCTCGAGGCGACGGCCCGCTCGATCCGGGCGCGCCGCGGAAGTGCCCGTGTGCTCGAACTGGACGTCACGCGACCGGACGACACCGTGGCCGCGATTCGCCGGGTCGACGCGGACGTTGGAGGCTTGGACCTCGTCGTTGCCAATGCCGGCATTGGATGGCCGCAGCCGGCGCGCTCGTTGAGCTGGGAAAAGATGTCGCCGCTCTTCGCGACGAATTTCACCGGTGCGTTGGCCACCTTGACGGCCGTGCTGCCCGAGATGGTGCGCCGCGGCCGCGGCCATCTGGTGGGCATCAGCTCCGTGGCCGTTTACGGGCCCACGCCGGGAGGCAGCGGATACCGTGCGACCAAGGCCGGGCTCACGACCTTTCTCGACAATCTTCGCATCGAGCTTGGGGACAGCGGTGTTCATGCCACCGCCGTGCACCCGGGCTTCGTTCGCACCCCGTTCGCCGATGCCTTTTCGATGCAGCCCCCGATGGTGTGGAGCGCCGACGACGCGGCCCATTTTATCGTGCGCCGGTTGCCAAAGGCGCCGGCGCGCATCGATTTCCCTTTTTCCGTGGTGCAGGCGATGCGCGTGCTTAGCGCGTTGCCCGCTTTCCTTCGCGATCGCCTCGTGCGTCGCGTCCGACTCGGCCCGGACGATGAGTGA
- a CDS encoding alpha/beta hydrolase: MNWPSGKWIGVVTCVATFAGCAGSSEGEGSPSPDDRSALVKTEGELDRVYTLDHFVTVGPRRRVHAVEKFTLRSWLRPERRVVLLLPGTIVKSNFYDIDVDGYRFQSDLAKAGFFTFAIDSEGSGESSYPDDGHSVTHSFLVDEGRMVLNAIRVLRGVPRVDVLGEANGGAVAAELCADPAARTCVMSSMIYRTGTPFFTSVYFDPAFIAMIDNQPKGYMNVTEAMYFNIAPRSPEPVAAEIFAKQPGTYAVDPMLAHTHGLPWFDPTHARAPGLIIQGTVDDIATQSDAEDLQASYGSIGHGRAELVRIAGANHTPRIEKAPFNTEYQTAVLSFLNAH, translated from the coding sequence ATGAATTGGCCGTCTGGCAAATGGATAGGCGTGGTGACGTGCGTGGCCACTTTTGCAGGCTGCGCGGGGTCTTCAGAAGGGGAGGGCTCCCCCTCGCCGGACGATCGATCCGCACTCGTCAAGACGGAAGGAGAGCTCGACCGGGTTTACACGCTCGACCATTTCGTCACGGTCGGTCCCAGGCGACGGGTGCACGCCGTGGAGAAGTTCACGTTGCGGAGTTGGCTTCGGCCCGAGCGGCGCGTCGTGTTGCTCTTGCCGGGCACCATCGTGAAGTCAAACTTCTACGACATCGACGTGGACGGTTACCGCTTTCAGAGCGATCTCGCAAAGGCAGGATTTTTTACCTTTGCCATCGATTCCGAGGGAAGTGGCGAGAGCAGTTACCCCGACGATGGCCATTCCGTAACCCATTCGTTCCTGGTGGACGAAGGTCGCATGGTGTTGAATGCGATTCGCGTTCTCCGCGGCGTTCCCCGGGTGGACGTTCTGGGGGAGGCGAACGGAGGGGCCGTGGCTGCCGAACTCTGTGCCGATCCGGCGGCGCGCACTTGCGTCATGTCGTCGATGATTTACCGAACCGGGACTCCGTTCTTCACCTCCGTGTACTTCGACCCGGCGTTCATCGCGATGATCGACAATCAGCCGAAGGGCTATATGAACGTGACCGAGGCCATGTACTTCAACATCGCGCCGCGCTCACCCGAGCCCGTCGCGGCTGAGATCTTCGCCAAGCAACCGGGAACCTACGCCGTGGACCCGATGCTTGCACATACCCATGGGCTTCCGTGGTTCGACCCGACCCATGCGCGTGCTCCAGGCCTCATCATCCAGGGGACGGTGGACGACATCGCGACGCAATCCGATGCCGAGGACCTTCAAGCCTCGTACGGGAGCATTGGCCACGGGCGCGCGGAGCTCGTGCGCATTGCGGGGGCGAACCATACGCCGCGCATCGAAAAGGCCCCGTTCAACACCGAATACCAGACGGCCGTGCTGAGTTTTCTGAACGCGCATTGA